A single Candoia aspera isolate rCanAsp1 chromosome 5, rCanAsp1.hap2, whole genome shotgun sequence DNA region contains:
- the SLITRK1 gene encoding SLIT and NTRK-like protein 1 yields MLLWILLLETSLCLAAGNVTGDVCKEKICSCPEIEGDLHVDCEKKGFTSLQRFSAPTSQFYHLFLHGNSLTRLFPNEFANFYNAVSLHMENNGLHEIVPGAFLGLQLVKRLHINNNKLKSFRKQTFLGLDDLEYLQADFNLLRDIDPGAFRDLNKLEVLILNDNLISILPANVFQYVPITHLDLRGNRLKTLPYEDVLEQIPGIAEILLEDNPWDCTCDLLSLKEWLENIPKNALIGRVICEAPTRLQGKDLNETTEQELCRKTRLDSSLAAPPAEEETCDPGPIPTPFKIHGKEDSSTPGSAPHGGTKIPVNWQIKSRPTMASSVHTMKGKSSSNTPCPATCTCHQIPGGFKVNCNDGNISSLVDLKPKPSNVHELFLRGNKIHTIRKSHFVDYQKLNLLDLGNNNIATMENNTFKNLLELVWLYMDNNYLDILSREKFNGLQNLEYLNMEFNVIQLILPGTFNAMPKLRVLILNNNLLRSLPVDVFAGVSLSKLSIHNNYFLYLPVAGVLDQLTSITQIDLHDNPWDCKCPIVPFKQWVEMLRPKVMMSDLRCETPEEFFKEDFESLSNEAICPQLKVMPTLTSTHKNSTGLAETGTHSNSYLETSRVSISVLVPGLLLVFVTSAFTVVGMLVFILRNRKRSKRRDANSSASEINSLQTVCDSSYWHNGPYNTDGAHRVYDCGSHSLSD; encoded by the coding sequence ATGCTGCTTTGGATTCTCTTGCTGGAGACGTCTCTTTGTTTGGCTGCCGGGAATGTTACGGGGGACGTTTGCAAAGAGAAGATCTGCTCGTGCCCCGAGATCGAAGGCGATTTGCACGTCGACTGCGAGAAGAAGGGTTTCACCAGCCTGCAACGTTTCTCGGCCCCCACTTCCCAGTTCTACCATTTGTTCCTGCACGGCAATTCCCTCACGCGCCTTTTCCCCAATGAGTTCGCTAACTTTTACAATGCGGTCAGCTTGCACATGGAAAACAACGGTTTGCACGAAATTGTGCCGGGGGCTTTCCTGGGGCTGCAGCTGGTGAAGAGGCTGCacatcaacaacaacaagctcAAATCTTTTCGCAAGCAGACTTTCTTGGGGCTGGATGATCTGGAATATCTCCAGGCTGATTTTAATTTATTGAGGGATATTGACCCGGGAGCCTTTCGGGACTTAAACAAGCTGGAGGTGCTGATTTTAAATGACAATCTGATCAGCATCTTACCTGCCAATGTGTTCCAGTATGTGCCAATTACCCACTTGGACCTACGAGGGAACCGCCTGAAAACCTTGCCTTATGAGGATGTTTTGGAACAGATCCCAGGAATTGCTGAGATCCTGCTGGAGGACAACCCTTGGGACTGTACCTGTGATCTACTCTCCTTGAAAGAATGGCTGGAGAACATCCCCAAGAATGCTTTGATCGGTCGGGTGATTTGTGAAGCTCCCACAAGATTGCAAGGGAAGGATTTAAATGAGACAACCGAACAGGAGTTGTGCAGAAAAACCCGACTGGACTCCAGCCTGGCTGCTCCACCTGCAGAAGAGGAAACTTGTGATCCTGGCCCTATTCCCACTCCCTTTAAGATTCATGGCAAGGAAGATTCTTCCACACCAGGTTCTGCACCTCATGGGGGTACCAAGATCCCAGTCAATTGGCAAATCAAGTCCAGACCTACAATGGCCAGCTCAGTCCACACCATGAAAGGCAAGTCTTCCAGTAATACACCTTGCCCTGCCACTTGCACTTGCCACCAGATTCCTGGAGGATTCAAGGTGAACTGCAATGATGGCAACATCAGCAGCTTGGTCGACCTGAAGCCTAAGCCATCCAATGTCCATGAACTCTTCCTGAGGGGCAACAAGATTCACACCATTCGCAAATCACATTTTGTGGATTACCAGAAACTCAACCTATTGGACTTGGGCAACAACAACATTGCCACTATGGAGAACAACACTTTCAAGAACCTGCTGGAGCTGGTGTGGCTCTACATGGACAATAATTATTTAGACATACTATCTCGAGAGAAGTTCAATGGTTTGCAAAACCTAGAGTACCTAAATATGGAATTTAATGTCATCCAACTCATTCTGCCAGGGACATTCAATGCCATGCCTAAACTGAGAGTCCTCATTTTGAATAACAATCTTCTGAGGTCTCTCCCAGTTGATGTCTTTGCTGGAGTATCTCTCTCTAAGCTCAGTATCCACAATAACTACTTCCTTTATCTGCCAGTGGCAGGGGTGCTGGATCAACTCACCTCCATTACCCAAATAGATCTGCATGACAACCCATGGGACTGCAAATGTCCAATTGTCCCTTTCAAACAGTGGGTGGAGATGCTGCGGCCCAAGGTGATGATGAGTGACTTAAGGTGTGAGACTCCAGAAGAGTTCTTTAAAGAAGACTTTGAATCCCTCTCCAATGAGGCCATTTGCCCTCAACTCAAAGTCATGCCCACTTTGACTTCCACACATAAGAACAGTACTGGCTTGGCTGAGACTGGGACTCACTCTAATTCCTACTTGGAGACTAGTAGGGTCTCCATCTCAGTGCTGGTGCCTGGCCTTTTGTTGGTGTTTGTCACCTCTGCCTTCACAGTGGTTGGCATGCTTGTTTTCATCCTGAGGAACCGGAAACGCTCCAAAAGGAGGGATGCCAACTCTTCTGCCTCTGAGATCAACTCTTTACAGACAGTATGTGACTCATCCTACTGGCACAATGGACCCTACAATACAGATGGAGCCCATAGAGTGTATGACTGTGGCTCTCACTCCCTATCAGACTGA